The nucleotide sequence CGTTCAGCTCCACCAGCGTGCCCAACTTCTACTACGGCTGTGGGCAAGACAACGAGGGGCTCTTCGGCCAATCGGCGGGGCTCATCGGCCTGGCGCGCAACAAGTTGTCGCTGCTGTACCAGCTGGCGCCGAGCATGGGCTACTCCTTCTCCTACTGCCTCCcgacgtcgtcgtcctcctccgggTACCTGTCCATCGGCTCCTACAACCCGGGGCAGTACTCGTACAcgcccatggcgtcgagctccCTCGACGACTCGCTCTACTTCATCAAGATGACCGGGATCACGGTGGCGGGCAAGCCGCTCTCCGTGTCGGTGTCGGCCTACTCCAGCCTGCCGACCATCATCGACTCCGGCACGGTGATCACGCGCCTGCCCACGGGCGTGTACTCGGCGCTCAGCAAGGCGGTGGCGGGCGCCATGAAGGGGACGCCCCGCGCGTCCGCCTTCTCCATCCTGGACACGTGCTTCCAGGGCCAGGCGTCGCGGCTGCGCGTGCCCCAGGTCAGCATGGCCTTCGCCGGCGGCGCGGCGCTGAAGCTGGCCGCGACGAACCTGCTGGTGGacgtggacagcgccaccacgTGCCTGGCCTTCGCGCCCGCCCGCAGCGCCGCCATCATCGGCAACACGCAGCAGCAGACGTTCAGCGTCGTCTACGACGTCAAGAACAGCAAGATCGGGTTCGCCGCCGGCGGCTGCAGCTGAGGAGAAGCTACACGCATGCACAGGCCGACTTGGTAAACTAAAAACGAGCAGCGCATCTACCGTCCGGTTTCGTCTCAACTCATCATTTCGATCGTCCACGAAAGTTAAGGTGGTGGATATACATGACAAGGTAAATATAAGATACAGGAGAACTGATGAAAGAAGTGTTTCTCAAGCACCTAGCTAGCTTAGCTTGGTGCCTTGGTGAACATGTTATTATTAAATTACCTCGTCGTTGCACAAAAACAAACACATAAAAATattacaggagtagggtatttaTTGTAATCATTGTTCAGGCCAGATATGTGAAAAGTGGGTCTTTTAACTTAATTTGGAAGATGCATATATAGCACTCCAAAAGAAAAGATTCATATATATTCACATAGCCAACATGTTGTACTGTTGTAGACTAGTAGCTGCGCATATGCATGTAATTCTTTTGGCAACTCCTGATCAGAAAGTATTTACCCTTTGTATAGGAATAAATTAAGGTATGTGTATGTTTCTGAGTTCCACCGTCCTTACAACTTCCACGGATCCCTTCTATACCGTGGAAAATATTGTAACAGCAAGATACTCATATGTATcctatgtatttttttaaaaaggaaGAATTTATTAATTTTCAATAACATTACATCGAGATAATACAAAGTCTTAAAAAAATTCTTATGGTCTCTGCTTGAATAAAGCAAGCCTAGCTTAATTGGTtaggtttcttgtggtggaacctacCCACCCGTGTTCtaagtcctcgacttggcacTGGGGCACGGGTGTTCGTATTTTTCTGTATTTATTACAGGATTTAACGGCGTTGTGCTTTCGGTGGTAAGCGACGTTCCCGTAGACAGCGAGACGTCTGTGATGACTTCGTCAATCTTGTAAAAAAAAGCACACAACCATAAAAAAGTCAGAACACCATGAACACTTATTTGAGCAACaaaaattgatttacacactttATTAACGAAATACAAATGGCCTCGGAGTACTATTATTGTTAAATTCGTGCCTTTTGCACGATGTATGATCGGCATTGGGACGAACAGGTGGTTAGCAAAGCTGGACAGCAGCAGGAGAATAAAGAGGGGAACTTTAGTTGTTCGAATGTTGCGGTCGTCCATAATTGCAGCACAGGAAAGCGAGACCGCATTAGGCTTTGGTGTTGCCTTTTTCCGTTACGAACCGAAAAAAATGTCGAACGGGACATTCTTTTACGTCGAAGCATGACGTTCAGTTGCTTTTGAGGCTCGCACATACATATATCCGCTACACACTTGAGCTACTTTTTGCCGGCCGGGCGTGGCAGGAATAGAAATAGAAACAGAAACAGAAACAGAAACTCCTACCAGGATATCATACCACCTTAGAGGTGTCGGGACATGAGGCTAAAGTTGAAGAGGTATCATATCGGTGTTGTATGGAGTGTCGCATGGGATgctatactaataaaaaacaaattacagaagtaaTCCGCGAAATGAATtcattaaacctaattaatccatcattagcacatgttaccgTAGCGGcacattgttaaatcatagactaattaggcttaataaattcgtctcgtaaattaatcttaatctgtgcatttagttttataattaatctatatttaatattttatatatgTGTCAAATATTCAATAGGACAACAACTAAAATTTAGAAGCCGGAACCAAACACCCTCGACCACCGATCATCGTCCTTCCTATACTTTTGACACCTCAACGTTTCGACGCAAAGTGCACTGACCTGAGGTCCTGAGCGAGGCTATCGTACTGTTCTGTTCGCTTTGTCGTACTGTTCTGTTGGCTTTGGGTCTATGGCAGCATGTAATTGTTTGTATCTAGGTTGGCTTATCAGTCAGTCaaccgtatttttctctcataccaaaccagctagcagtaTTTTAGCTATGGGCTTATAAACTAATCCAGCCGAAACAAACATGCTAAGGACCCTGAAGCGTGCAGGCTACAGTACTGCATGGGGATAGATATTTTTTTAATAAGGAGCCCCTACTGAAGGTTTTTATTAAATTGAACAAAAGGTAAAGatacagaaaaaaaaacaagtgCAGGAAAATAGCAGGGATGTACCTTGAGAGTTTGAGACGCTTCTTCGACGTGGACGGGTGAACTACCAGACTGTTCGCTTGGTCACAAACGATTGTGTATTATAAggcagaataatatttttctcttatactaaATCAGCCagtagta is from Miscanthus floridulus cultivar M001 chromosome 7, ASM1932011v1, whole genome shotgun sequence and encodes:
- the LOC136467639 gene encoding aspartyl protease family protein At5g10770-like, with the translated sequence MALLRLLALSLLFAVATPIRDITDACSSQVKDFQHLNSTGLHLTLHHPRSPCSPAPLPADVPFSAVITHDHARIASLAARLAKTPSSRPTTLRGSSSSPDDASLASVPLGPGSSVGVGNYVTRMGLGTPAKQYVMVVDTGSSLTWLQCSPCIVSCHRQSGPVFNPKSSSSYASVSCSAPQCSDLTTATLNPGACSTSNVCIYQASYGDSSFSVGYLSKDTVSFSSTSVPNFYYGCGQDNEGLFGQSAGLIGLARNKLSLLYQLAPSMGYSFSYCLPTSSSSSGYLSIGSYNPGQYSYTPMASSSLDDSLYFIKMTGITVAGKPLSVSVSAYSSLPTIIDSGTVITRLPTGVYSALSKAVAGAMKGTPRASAFSILDTCFQGQASRLRVPQVSMAFAGGAALKLAATNLLVDVDSATTCLAFAPARSAAIIGNTQQQTFSVVYDVKNSKIGFAAGGCS